The sequence below is a genomic window from Candidatus Omnitrophota bacterium.
GTGCTCTTTGTCGGCACCAAAAAGCAAGCCAAGCCGATCTTGGAAGAGCAGGCGGCGCGCTGCGGGATGCCGTACGTCACGAATCGCTGGCTCGGCGGCACCCTCACCAATTTCCAGACGATTAAGGTGAATATCGAGCGGATGCGCACACTGCGCCAGCAGAAGGCCGACGGGTTCTTTGAGCGGATCATCAAGAAGGACGCCAAGCGGCTCGGCCACCAGCTCGAGCGGTTGGAGGAGCATTTCTCCGGGCTCGCCGAGATGCTCAAGACGCCCGGAGGGCTCTTCGTCGTCGACACGAAGCGGGAAGAGATTGCGGTGCGCGAGGCGAATCGGCTCAACATCCCGGTGATCGCCATCTGCGACACGAATACCGACCCTGATCTGATCAGCTATCCGATCCCAGGCAACGACGATGCCATCCGCTCCGTGCGGCTGATGGTCTCGCTGGTGGCCGACGCGATTGCCACCGGCTGGCGGCGCCACCTCGAAACCGTGCAGCAAGCGGCCGAAGTTGAGCGCCAGGCCGCGGCGGAATCGGCAGCGGCTGAGGAGCCGGCGGCCGCCGTCGCTCCGGCAGCGCCCGCCGCCGCCAAGCCCGCCGCCGAGGACAAGGATGCTCCCCCCCATGGCCGCGCATAAAGTCAGCTTGGACGCCATTAAGGCGTTGCGGGAGAAGACGGGCGCCGCCGTCTCCGACGTCCGCAAGGCCTTAGAGTCCGCCGGCGGCAATGAGGCGAAGGCGATGGAGTATTTGAAGCGGCAGAGCGCGGCGATGGCTGAGAAACGCGAGGGCCGCGCCACCGGCCAGGGCCGCGTGGAATCCTACGTGCACCACAACGGCCGGCTGGCCGCGCTCGCCGAAGTCAATTGCGAAACGGATTTCGTCGCCCGCACCGAGGATTTCATCCAGTTCTGCCGCCACGTCGCCCTGCAAGTGGCGGCGATGAATCCGCGCTTCGTCAGGGCGGAGGAGGCCCCCGCCGGCGCGACGCTGAGCCCTGAAGAGCAGAAAGAGCAGTGCCTGCTGGAGCAGGCGTTCATCAAAGATCCGAGTGTCACGATGAAGGAGCTGCTGAAACAGCTCATCGGCAAGACCGGCGAGAATGTGGTGATCCGGCGGTTCGTTCGATTTACCCTCGGGGAGTAACCCACATGCGGAGTGCGGAGTTAAAAACGCGAGCAACACCACCCACGGCGTCATCAACAACGCCGAAGTACAAACGCATTGTGTTGAAACTCAGCGGCGAAGCCCTGCAAGGCTCGCTGGGGTTCGGGATCGATCCCGCGGTCCTCAAGAATCTCGCCGGACAGATCAAGGACATCAGAGATCTCGGGGTGCAGATCACCGTGGTCGTCGGAGGCGGCAACATTTTCCGCGGCATGGACACCGCCTCCAGCACCGGCATGGAGCGCGCCACCGCCGATTACATGGGGATGCTGGCCACCATCATTAATGGGCTCGCCCTCCAGGATGTGCTGGAGCGCGCTGGGGTCGCCACGCGAGTGCAAACCGCCATTGAGGTGGCGAAAGTGGCTGAGCCGTACATCCGGCGGCGCGCCATTCGGCACCTGGAGAAGGGCCGCGTGGTGATTTTCGTCGGGGGGACGGGCAATCCGTTTTTCACGACGGACACCACGGCGGCGTTGCGCGCGATGGAAATCGGCGCGGAGGTGGTGCTCAAAGCCACCAACGTCGATGGCGTCTACACCGATGACCCGCGCAAGAACCGCCAGGCGAAGAAATTTACGACGCTCAGCTTCTTTGACGTCCTCAAGAAGCGGCTCCAGGTGATGGATGCCACCGCCGTCAGCCTCTGCATGGACGGCAAGATTCCCATCATCGTCTTTAATCTGCACCGGGTCGGCAACATCCGGCGGGCGGTCTGCGGCGAGCCCGTCGGCACCCGTGTCGTCAATACAAAGTAAGAGGAGGGTTTCGCCATGGCGACGGTCGTGACTACGCAAACGCTCTTCAAAGAGATCGAAGATAAAATGAAAAAGGCGCTGGCGACCCTCACGCGAGAATTCAGCGAGATCCGCGGCGGACGCGCGACCCCAGCACTCGTGGAGCACATCACCGTCGAGTATTACGGCACACCCACGCCGTTGAAGCAGTTGGCGGCGATCACGGCCCCGGAGCCGAGCCTGCTCGTCATTCAGCCGTGGGATGCCAAGGCGGTTCAGGATATCGAGAAGGCGATTCTCAAGGCGTCGCTGGGGATCAATCCGGTGGTGGAGGGCAAGCTCGTGCGGCTGCCGAT
It includes:
- the rpsB gene encoding 30S ribosomal protein S2 — protein: MASALVRQLLDAGVHFGHQTKRWNPKMKRFIFGRRAGIYIIDLEKTEQCLAAALQCVEELAAKGQLVLFVGTKKQAKPILEEQAARCGMPYVTNRWLGGTLTNFQTIKVNIERMRTLRQQKADGFFERIIKKDAKRLGHQLERLEEHFSGLAEMLKTPGGLFVVDTKREEIAVREANRLNIPVIAICDTNTDPDLISYPIPGNDDAIRSVRLMVSLVADAIATGWRRHLETVQQAAEVERQAAAESAAAEEPAAAVAPAAPAAAKPAAEDKDAPPHGRA
- a CDS encoding elongation factor Ts, translated to MAAHKVSLDAIKALREKTGAAVSDVRKALESAGGNEAKAMEYLKRQSAAMAEKREGRATGQGRVESYVHHNGRLAALAEVNCETDFVARTEDFIQFCRHVALQVAAMNPRFVRAEEAPAGATLSPEEQKEQCLLEQAFIKDPSVTMKELLKQLIGKTGENVVIRRFVRFTLGE
- a CDS encoding UMP kinase, which gives rise to MRSAELKTRATPPTASSTTPKYKRIVLKLSGEALQGSLGFGIDPAVLKNLAGQIKDIRDLGVQITVVVGGGNIFRGMDTASSTGMERATADYMGMLATIINGLALQDVLERAGVATRVQTAIEVAKVAEPYIRRRAIRHLEKGRVVIFVGGTGNPFFTTDTTAALRAMEIGAEVVLKATNVDGVYTDDPRKNRQAKKFTTLSFFDVLKKRLQVMDATAVSLCMDGKIPIIVFNLHRVGNIRRAVCGEPVGTRVVNTK
- the frr gene encoding ribosome recycling factor, with the protein product MATVVTTQTLFKEIEDKMKKALATLTREFSEIRGGRATPALVEHITVEYYGTPTPLKQLAAITAPEPSLLVIQPWDAKAVQDIEKAILKASLGINPVVEGKLVRLPIPPLTGERREELTKVVHRMAEEGRVNIRTIRRDANETVKKLKTDKQISEDESFKAQDHVQKLTDKYIASLDQLVKSKEQELHSV